The region TAGTTGAATGGTGTCGATATTTCTGGTATTTTCATCCTCGTACCACGTTCCTTGTCCTGTTCTCTTATACAGTTTTCGTCCCAGGATATTGTCTTTTTTCTATTcgtttgttttattaaaattgattttcAACATACTTGCGATTAGGGTCCTTTTCCTTTGAAAGAGCCATTGCAATAAACTTATGCGTTTAttcttatatatattataaacatcaatttatttCCATGACTTTTggttaaattatttattaaacagGTAAATTCATTTCAATTGTCCGTTTTTGGTTAATCTACCGGGttaaattcatttattattagtgACTCAATTCTTCCCACACTCCAtaattttatgtacaatataatacacacattaatttGAAATCTCTTTTATTCAGTCCAGGTTTCCTTTTGATTCTCTTTTGTTTTGGAATCTATGACTTTTCTTTGAACCAATTAGGCACATATGTTGTTAACCACTGTTCTGATATTTCCGTTATGTTTTGTATGTAATTTTTCTTCGTCAGTATGCAATCATTGAATACAACATGGCTACACATCGCGTTTGTCAAAATGACTTTAAAATACCTTGGTGGTGGCCTTTTGTTGAACATCACTGACGCTGGGTGTATATACACTGTCTGGTTATTCACCTAAGTGCGATTAATTTTTCACCGTGTTCCCTACCAGTGTTTTGTATGACTTTGAGTCCTGGGCGAACCTTGCTGCGTGTGTCCAGGTTCCCTTTGCTAGGCACATTCTCACCTGATCCCACTCCGATGCGTCCTTGCACTTTGTTATGTTTTTTACGTTAAACGGCTCCGACGTCACCAGCGACACCAGCTGATTCCTGATGTCCAGCGCCCTCAGCAGTGAGTGGTGGTTTATTGCGAACTCCTTTGAGAACTTCTCCCTCGAGTTGGCCTAGTACAGATTAGTCGGTTAGTTACCCAAATCTAGCCCTAGTCTTAACTATCTAATATTTATCTGGCTGAGCCAACATTTTCCCATAGGTCGTAGAGGTTCAAGAGGGTCAGGTGGTCTCCGTGCTTGTTGTACAAGTTGCTCCGTAGCTTCACTCCTTCCGGGTTGTACTTCTCTGTTCGTTTTGTGATCCGTGGTTTTTACCTGTGTCAAACAGCGATATTTCTGAGGACAGCATCGACACGATCGTTAATATCTCCGAGGTGCATCCGAATTCGAATGACGTGATTAGCAGCTTCGAGTGCAGAGGCAACAGTGGTATCCTCGCCATCAGCTTCCTACCCTTCCATTATATATCTAGTGCGTACCCTGTTTTCGTCAAACTCCCTTCGGAATCCAGTGCTCCTAGTCTATACAGGTTTAATGCTGCTGATAAAATTGTGTTCTTTTCCGGCGGGTCCATGAATGGGAACTCCAGGATATCCTTAACTCCAATCATCTGCAGCAATTTTATCCCCTTTACCCAACTCACCTTCAGCTCCAAGAATATGAACGAGAAGTCTACCAGGTGTATTTCCGGCGTCGTGAACTGCGGCATTTCTTCGTACGAGTCCCGTGTATACAGCCTGTATATCCTTCCTGCACGTTCTTGTTTTCTCATCTCGTACCTGGACCCTCTCTTCCTGCCCTTCCTGCTCTCTGCTTCGCTGACGCCTTCGATGTTATCGTCAGCGTCAGGGACTCCAGGTTGTGCTTCGCGTTATACTTCCTCTGCTTCACCAGTCCCGTGTCCACCACGTACGTGATTCCCGGTATCGTCAGCGACGTTTCTGCGATGTTCGTTGCCAGCACTACCTTTCTTGAGTTCTGAGTTGTTTTCTTGAAGACCAGGTACTGCTTATCTATTGACAGTGCCGAGTACAGCGGCACTATATCCAGTGCCTTCCACAAgttcattttatacttGTTATCTCCAAACTTAACGTAGAGCCTTCTACTCTTCTTCACTGGGCCCATCGATTCCTGGAGCTGCGATATCTTCTCCTTTATGagcttctccagcagctctaTGTCCTCCTGGCCTGGCAGAAACACCAGTATGTCTCCCTGCCGTGTTGTTaggtttattttaaacactgCTATCATGGCTGCCTATTTTTACATCAATTTATTGTCTTATGCCACTCTAACTGCCTATTTATATCCTTGTATATCTATTTACCTCTATGTAGTCTTCAAATGGCTTCGGTGTGTAGTATATTTCCACTGGGAAGTGCTTTCCTGGCACTTTAATTACTGCTGAATTTGTGAAAAAATCTGAAAATATGCTTGATTCTATTGTTGCTGACATTattatcagcttcaggtccGGCCTTTTCGGCAACGCCAGCTTGATTATTCCCAGCAGTATGTCTGACCTGATCGACCTCTCGTGGACCTCGTCGACCACTATTACTGAGTATTTGCTCAAGGTAGGATCTGTTGTCGCTTCTCTCATGAGGATTCCGTCCGTTACGTACTTTATTCTCGTCCTGTCGCTGGTCTTGTTCATGAATCGCACGCTGAATCCTACTGTGCCTCCCACTTCTGATTTCATCAGCTTTGACACGTATCTGCACAGTGAAATTGCTGCCACTCTTCGTGGCTGTGTTACTACCACCTTTTCTCCATCTTTCAGGTACTCCTTGTACACCAGGATTGGGACTGTGGTCGATTTTCCGCTCCCCGTTGAGCCTTCTATTATTACAAACTGATTTTCTCTTATCTTTTCTAATATTTCCCCCTTTACTGCCTCTATCGGCAACTCTCCATGGTTCATTTTGTCTGATCTTCCTCCCCTGCCTCACATACAATCATTCGTCCTAACTTTTACTAAAcgcttacacatttagtcACAAATTTACCAAACTTGCGCACATATATTCACCTTTCTGTTCCCCctgtttaaatatgtattcatctaaatatacatacattACTCGATCTTGTGgaccttcctcttcaggtAGTGCAGAGTCGCCACCAGCGCCAGCTGCATGCCCACCAGCACGTCCACGAAGATGAGCATCTGTGTGATCCATCCGAAGCTCGCCAGCAGCTCCTGGAAGACTGCGCTCGCCCCGAACGTCACCAGCCCTGCCAGCGCGTTAAGCGTTCCCAGGATCAGCGTGTTGATCTCCGGGTCGAACGTCTCCACTGCGAAGAGCCATATCTGCCCGTTGCTGTAGGCTGTGAACATCGAGTAGCACACGATTGAGAGTATCTTCGTGCAGCGGTGCGGCAGTACCACCAGGATCATGCTCAGCAGCAGACATGCCACCTCGTACCACATGATCGGCATCGAGCCCAGCTTGTCCAGGAAGGGCGAGGCCAGGATCGCCACTGCGAACGAGGAGGCGATTCCCACCGACAGGTACCCTCTCTCGGCCTGGTTGTACAGCCTGCTCGTGATGATAACGTAGTAGGTGGCTGCGATTGTGATGATCGTGAAGATAAGCGCCAGGATAAGCATGTGGCTCGAGAGCATCGACCTTTTCAGCAGGTCGAACTTAGCGCTCGTCACTCCGAAGATTGAGAGGAACCTGTctcttctgctccttcttctcgaGCTTCTGCTCGTTTCGTCTCCCCAGGCCACTCTTCTCGGCGACTCGAGTTGCGATTCCATGTTGCTCAGCTGGTATGCGTTGTCGATTTCGCACTGTTCGTAGAACCTTCTCGGCGGGTAGTACAGCATGAACAGTACGAAGAGCACTCCTCCCGTCAGTGCTGCGTACGTCAGCATTACGTACGAGAACTTAAAGTTCAGCTCCCACACCATGTACTTCATCAGGATCGGGATGAACATTCCTGCTGAGATTGTCGAGGTGAGCAGCGACGTGATCAGCAGCTTTCTTTTCGGGAATAGCATTGCTGCGTTAAAGCTCGGGAATACTATGAAGTCCATTCCAAATCCCACCATGATTGCTCCCGGTATATACATTCTGAATGAGCTGTTTGAGAATCCCAGCGTCACGATGCCCAGGAACATCGAGGTTGCTCCCATCATGCTCGATATCTTTGCTCCCAGCGCCACGTTTGCTGCCGACGCGAAGATCGAGCCCATGAAGGTCGACCCTGTCACTGTCAGCAGCACTGCGTTAATCGCCATGTCTCTCAGCTCGCACGTGAACTCTCCTGGCGCTCCCTCCACTGCTCTCCTCGCTCCCTCTTCCTCGCACAGCCATCCGTACGCTCCTGACTTGATGAACATTTCGTAGAACGACGGGTACGCCCACATGAACCTTCCCAGTGTCAGCATTCCGTAGAGTGCTATTCCCAGGAACACGTATCTGTTAACTCCGTATTCCTTACACTGCGTTTTCGCGTCTCTTCcattttttgtgtttactAACTCCTTCAGTgaatgtttaaaatgaagACGGTATTTTCCCATTTCTAGAACCTACTTTTATAGCTTGTATTATTACGTTTTACACTTTTGACTCTTTATCTAGACGTTGTTTTTGCTATGTTTTCTagcaattttaatataaaaacttaaagtgacaattattattaacttCCGTTTTTGGTGATTTACAAtagtttacaaatacacTACTATTGGTCATAGAGGCTAAATATGACCAGAATTACAATTGACGGTGTGATATGATGACGTTGTGTAGCTTCCTGGGTTTTCTTTCGACAAAACTTTGATCATACGATCTATCTTACAACGTGTTAAAGCtgtaactttattttacaccctttattgtttactttttatttttaccaacatttgttttttgttgctaaaaatttgttaaatatagtACTCAACCGTACGTGGCATATGAGGCTATAATACTAGTgtcaaattaattttttgaatttttgttttacaaTATTATGAATTAACTCTTTTTGGGTCTATTATTTCTGCAATATAACTAATTATGTTTCGTAGATCTCTGGGGTGACTTCAATCTATTGATAAAGTCAATCTTCCTCCAAATCTCCTTAATATCTATGTTAATCTGTGTTTCTCACTcatattgtatatatcaTCTACTAGATTCCAATGaaatatttactatatTACACTTAAAATCCAACACATTGATTTTCAAATCCATGTACGAGaattacaattttattttacacaattctTTTTTACCAACAGTATTTGTCTCTGCTTTGCTTTACTCTTTCATTAAGCTTGTCTTCCGCCGTTAAACGCCCTTTGACTGTTTTTGTTACGTTCTTGTAGCTCCACATACCAGTCTTCTCCCTGATTGATATGGTCGAGCTTTCCTTCTTGTCTAACTTTTTGGCATATTCTTCCCCCAAAACATTAGCTTCAGAATCTTCTGTTATCTTCCCtgaaaaatatttagtatGTGTGGGACTTACTTATGTTATATGGTATGGTAGTTATCACATCTACGCTGAACGGTTCATCGATGTTTATTGTTCTGTTACTCAATATTGATTGTATAGTTCTCTCTTCAGTTGCGTGTGTCATTGGGTGTTCAATCACTATTTTGTCATTAACCGAGGATTCCTCGGCAAACTTTGTTTCAAACCTATAGAATTTTGAGCCAGTGCTCCACCTACCCTTGAACTGTAGTTCCTGAAGAAACTATCCTTCCAGACCCGGTTAGTTCATTAATAACATTACTGTGTTTTTTGGAGTCTAACGATTGACTTTTCTCAtcctcctttttctttttcttatAAAGCTTCGAGATTCCTTTAAGCTTAATCTTCCCCGAAATTTTCCTATCATACAGATTAGTGTTGGACATTATACATGTTaaatacaacaaataatcatcaaaattatttttttggtGTAAATTACTCAAAATACTAAATAAggatttatatttacaattacTATTCCCATAATTAACACATCGGTGTGGAGTGAACATAGGttcttaaaattaataaatatttgtaaatggTGAtagtatttgtattttgTTGTATCATATAATGAaaagttttaatttttaagaTGGCTAATGTTGTTTCTAGCGGCTTTTACCTTTCtggtataaataatgtgaAAATACGTTTATATCCCCAAGTTCTTGGTATTTATAAGATACATGAGCATAATTTGTGTAACGCCTTGAGGGACTTTGGATTGCTAATTAAATCAGATAGGTATGTTCTTTACGTACACATGGAACTTTAGCCGGCGCCACTTACTAAAGTATAACTATGATTTCCTCAAATTCGTGCCACTGATGCGTGGCAGTGAATTGTGTATGATAGCCCACGGATATTCGCTTTTGAACCTGCAAGATACTGTTTGGTGGGACTCGTTTACGAAAGTTGTGTACAACGTAAGTTGGAACACCTATAACGATTTTAGTCACTGTATGATATGGATGGGAAGGAGTTGGCAGGTTTACTCTACAGTTTAACGAAGGTACGTTTTTACAGTTTACTATCGACTCAGGTGTATTCCACAAAGACCCATGCGATTTGTAAATTGATTGAATGGACTAAATCATGGATTCACCTTTTTACACCCTTTTGCCTGTCGCTCATGGGTTAGTTGCTGTATATTTGATTGCTTAGTTAAGGTCGCAACTCACTTCAAATCCGGCCATGAGATTATGAGGATGCTGAACAACAGGGCGCTCGAGCTAATAGATGACCTGAAGATCGTGGACATAGTCTTTTTCAGTAAGTCGGACGTGAATTATTTTCTTCAGTGACCTGCAATGTTGAGTGCAGGACCCAGGAGATAAACTTCTTCAGACAGATGTGCATTAAGTGCATAGAGCTTATAGATGACATTGAGCTGCACCAACTGAGGGCAATAggtaattttataaacgaGTCTGAATAATTGATTTTAGTTTCTTCCCTGAGTCTGGGAGGATTCAAGTCGCTGGTTATGTTTAACATACTGACAATTAAACTGGCGCAGCTGGTAGAAAGGTACGTTGAGGCTTCAAATAAGGGTTTTAGGACTCCACTGAAAGAAGGAGATGTGATATCGCTTTGTCTGGGCTTCACGACCCAGGCGTTTCTGGTAAAGAATGACCTGTGCATAGACACGAAGGTGTACAAGGACTTCATCAGTAAAAATCCGACCTCCAGTTCAAACATATTCAAGTTCCCGCTTCCAGAGCTAGGCCCAGTGCTTAGTAAGGGAGTTGTGGACAACAAAACAAGGATCACGGCAAACGGCATGCCGATTCTGCTAAGAGGATTCTCGCTACTGGAAATCCCAGCAACGGATGAGCTTATGAGGTACCTAATAGAGAAAACGTGCAAGTATCTGGACCAGGACGAGTACACAGGGCTTAAACTGTCGAACCTAGTAGTGGTACGTCTAGTCTCAAGTGTTTTAATGAGTATTATAGACGCTCGTGAAGTACGACGGCATGAAGTACGACTTCTGGAAGGCAGTACACGGCACCCTAGTGAGACAGTAAGTCAAGAAATATGCACCTAGAGCGATTCATCGAGCAACAGTGCGTAAACAAAACACGTAGGAAGGACCCGAGACTCAGCGGTGACATGATATCGAAGATGCTGAACACTATTTTCAGTATCGGCAGGGAAGGGTTATCGGAATCTAGGGACCTCACGCTGGTTTACGAGTGTCTTCTCAAGGTGCGCCTTATTGCTCTTAATAATCGCTTTAGAAATGCCCCAAGCACTTTGGAGATATGTCTGTGAGGTCCATATTGTCCTTGACGAGGCACTTTTCACTCACGTGCAATATTGCGATGTTGGCGTCGGACGAGTTCCTGGGAGCCATTCTGAACATGGTACAGCGACCCACGCATAGATATCACCACTTTCAGGCCGAGGACTTCTCAAACGCAGACATGATTAAGATACTGAAGACCTACGGTGGGTTTGTGGATAAGCTTAGGTCAAACCCTAAGTtcctgcagctgctggaagTCTCAGAGAGGAGGATGAGCAGCACGTCTGGTTCAAAGAGCTTCAGCGGTGAGCAGATGGACAAGGTGTTGGAGTCTCTGAAATCGCAACTCGATTAACTCGTGCAGGCACGTGacattttaatcatttattaatgtgtaaccGGCGTGTGCTTGTATGTCTGTGTATGGTATTGTAGAGTAGTTTAATAACGTGGCTGTGGCCACTGCGTTTTACACGTTGTTCAAACTGTCGTCCAGAAACGGGTGGCAGAATATCTGTTTCAGGTAGTTCTGGTCCCAGCCCTTAGGGTATATGGCCTCGTCGCCCCAACGGCCGTTGCCCTTGACCGCCTCGCAGCACAAGTTCAGCGACCTCGACGAGTACTTGGGGAGCGTTTTAGGCCTGTTGGTCACACCTGAACGGTTTATCCTCTTGAACCATGAAAGCGACTGCATCTGGCTGCTTAAACTCGGCTTCCAGAGCCCCTAAGAATCGTAAATAATTACGTGTGTACCTGTATTGACCTGTTGGTGGTCCACACCCTCGACTGGCCGTGCTTCATGTACTCCATCCTCCCGCACGAATTGCGATGAAACTGCATGACCTCTTCGATTTGTCTGGCCTCGAGGTCCTTGAGGCTTATTTCGTACTTAGATCCGTCCCTGTAGCTGAGAACGATGAGATCATGTAATGGTACCTGAACGTGGCGCGCGGAGCTTCATACTGCTCATGGTTGATAGACACTTCGATTTGCGGGTTTTTGATCTGAAACGTGTTGAGCAGGTGCCTCAGATAGTAGCGGAGTCCGCGACTGCTGTGGCCCGTCTCACTATACTTAATGAGTATCGATTTCAGCTGCCAAACGCCATTGCTGGACATGTCAAAGAATATATcacaaattatacaattaacgtttaaataatatcagTAGAATCAGGAGAAGAATAATGTGGAATACAATGTTGTGGATAACATGGAATTGTAAATtgaattaatatttataagaaGGTACTAGTAAAagatgatgaaaataatttatcaaaattgTCAATatgtgatttaaatataaataaaatgtgtgaatgaatatgtatataaatggTTATTGTGGGCTACACATAGTGGAATGGACAGTGATATACCCAAATTGAAATTAGAATATATAACTGGGTACATGAGCCcctataattaatttaaaattgccTTTTGACCTTGCTACATAAATAGATGTTGGCCAAATTGATGTTTTTTTCTGTCATTTCCCCATTTGGCTCTTGTTTACATGGCCCCATGGCAGAATCTAAAGATTCCACCTTTTACttcaattatttttattcatatcGGTTTTTCGTATATTTACAATCAACTTTTATTCATCGTTGGTTCAATTCTGTATTgattattcttattttagCATTACATCTCAGCTACACTACATCTTTTTCCTATTCTACCGTttagaatataaatatggatAAGAGTGACGTTCAGGTATGTTATTTTTCGTATTCTCGgcttatatttttatttaggtTCACAAAGCTTTCCAAAAACAACCCACTGTCAGCGTCAAGAAGCTCCAAAAACTTGGCAAAAGGGCCAGGTATTGGAAGGACGTTGGTATGGGCTTCGTTACTCCGAAGGAGGCCAAGGAGGGCCACTATGTTGACAAGAAATGCCCTTTCACTGGCAATGTTTCCATAAGGGGTAGGGTTCTCAAGGGCATGGTTTTGTCGCATAAAATGAAGAACACGCTCGTCATGAGGGTCAGCTACCTCCACTACGTCCCCAAGTACAACAGGTTTGAGAAGAGGCACAAGAACATTCCTGCTCACGTTTCTCCCTGCTTCACCGTCTCCGCCGGTGACATCGTAACTGTTGGTCAGTGCAGGCCTCTCTCCAAGACCGTCAGATTTAACGTTCTTAAGGTTGAGAAGAATGAGATTTTCGGAAACCCTCGCAAGCAATTTAGACTTTTCTAATTTGGTAAACCCCTATTGGTATACACGTATATATACGAATGTATACATACACTTGATTCAGATACGTATACATATTGATGcatatacttatatataaatatacacacacatatacgtACATTGTATACTAAGGCACGCATATTCACGTGTCtccaatttataaatacacacacttgcATGTACTAATTACTTAAACTTTGGATACTATTAAATGTTAGTTGAGTCACTGGTTAGCTTGTTTGCACCCCCTCTAGCGTGGGCTTAAATCCCCTCGGGTACCTACAATCTTGTTTAGAATTGCGGCCAACTAACGTGTTTTTTAACCACATTGACCTGAGGATTTCTCTCTGTATGTTTCCGGATAGAGTTAGGTCGGTGATCACTGAGTTGTACTGGCGAGCGTTAAACTCGTCACTCACTTCGGCCAGCCTGAGTGCCATCAgattcagcagcttcacgtCTGTCATATCCTCCCTCTTGAGTCTCCTCTAGTATCACACGAATAAACGTTTGTCTAACGTACCATAACTCGGGCTGCTCTCATGAAATCGCAAGGTTCAAGCTTACTCAGCAGCCTCCTCGTTTGATAGCAGAACAGATTAAACGCCTCACCATCCAGCTTAATTTTAGAGGTTATGACTTCAAATAACTTTGGTGCGTCGTACTCTGACCTATCCTTCCTTGCGTTTTTGATCAAATTGGCCACTACTGAGCTTAACAACTCGGGCTTACTAAGTCCGACATTGTGTGCAAAAATTGCAACATCAGTCAACTACAGTTGGTATCAGTATTAGTagttgtaaatatattagtgTTGGTAATAGTTTTATTAGCACTGGTATCTGTATCAGTAAAACTTAGTTATACTATAATAGCACAAAGTTGTTAGATTGTTGTTTTATGTCTTTATATGTTTAACTATGCATTCCTCGTACTGCTTTGTTGTCCATGCTGTCCATATATGAAGTTAGATGCTTCATACAATCCTCAAATTGCTAAAACAATAAGTCAATAGCGATGAGCACATACACTGTGGTATATCTTTAATGTTCTTGAAATCATAGACGACACGCTCCTTAACATAGATGCCATGCTAAAgacaaaaaattattagaCTTAGAACTTACTGCGCCGGAGGGAAGTTGTAAGGCGTAGCGTGCACCTTCTTTAACACCTAAATGAGAAGTGTGACAATCATAATCCTAATGGCTTACCTCTTCCATTAGTGGTATGTCATTGATTTTAAGTGTACTGTACACCGATATTGCCTTTGCGATCATTACTGGGTCAAATTGGTCTACAATTTTACATTGTTCTCAGGTTGTTCTGTTATGGTACCTGGTTGATTTACATGGTCCACTAGCAGTGCTGACAGCATATTGAAGTAACCAAGGTCCTTGTATTTTGCAGTTGCAAAACACTCTCCTAAGACACGTTTCACGCTTCTTTGTCCAACGCTTACCTAGTTCCACTAATTCGCTCAGCGATGGTGGTTCTTTCGGTGGCTTGAATGAAAATGTTAGGTGTGCCGTGTTAACCATTCTCTCCTTTGTGTGCAATATGTCCCTGTTCACTCTTCTCTGGAACTCAAAAGACACTGTGTTGAACAAACTGAAGTTATACACCATGCAGTTCGCGAACGCCTTGTAGGTTCACtcaattttttctaaaCGTACCTGAGTCACTGATATTATTGAACTGTTTGACGCTATCTCTATCAGACTCCTGAACCTCGTCGACAGCAGTGAGAACAGGTACTTGTTGAATAGTCTACACGATGAAAAGGCCGACGCTATTCTTCCCAGCTGCAGCGGCGAATAGTACTCCATCCTCTCTATCAGGTGGTATGTTACCTTTTCAAGTGCTTCGACACACTTAAGATTTCCCAGGTAGTAACACACTGCTGGGAGGTCTACATTCACATCTTGTCTATCCTTAAACTCTTACCTGTGAAGTACCTTGCTCTCTTAACCACTTTGCTTATTATCAGCTTAAATCTCCAATCTGAAATATCTATCTGCTTTATTTCATTCAATCTCTTCAATGCCATCACGTAGTGGTACAGTTTCTTCCTCTTGTGCCTACACATGGTTGTTTTACGTCTTGTCAACTATATATGCTTACCTATAATACACCCATGATTCCAGTAACTGATTCGACGTCGTCGATGCTGCTATTCTTTTCGGCAACTCCCATAGATACGAAACTGAATTCTTCGTTGATTGATACGACGctttataattaaaatatattggCTGTGTGTTCTCTATTGATGCCGGTTTTGTATATCTCTCTACGTATCTGTTCCAGTTCCCCTTTCCAATCCTCTTATGAAACCGgtagtgtgtaaaatatctcTAAAACCAAGTGAGCAGACTCAAAAACAGTTATATACAGAAAGTGTCTATTAActtgtaaatgtgtaaggcTACCTTGTTTGAAGAGTTAAAAATGTGCGATGTATTTGAAAGAATCTCCGtgttctttaaaataaaactgtTAGGGAAGGAACCGGGATCAAACCTACTTAAGACAAGCCTATTGAACATCATGGTTAAAAATGAAGCATTCCATTAAGAAAATTCCGTGAGTAACTATATTCATTGTGTCAATCATGACCATTATGTTGGGAAGAATAACActtcattttaatgtttCGTTGATTACTACACATTGAAATTTTGTGATattgtactatatataaTGGCAGAAATTTTAGAACTGGACAAAAAACGAAAGAATATCGAATTAGAGATGGAGGCACTAAttgattatttacacaGTGATGAGTGTAAAAACGTGGGACTAAAGGGCGCTCTGGTTGATAATGAGGAATTTCCTAGGGAcgatattgatatttacGCCGTTAGAAAGGCCAGGGGTAGAGTAACTTGCTTAAAGAACGACTATGACAAATTAACTGAGGAAATAGAAAGGAAGCTTCATGAACTCCACAGCGAATATAGAAAAAACAACGCTGTATAGATAAACGGACtagttttaatgttttaatgaGTAATATAAGCTAAATTtggtatgtatatatattaccCTATAAAAACCAACTTAATATACATTGCCAATTCATACAAACTTGTACAACATTGCATAATTATTTGATTGATAAATGTGTGCTATAAACTCTCCAATTGGGGTAGTTGTTTGGATAAATTGcctatttattaaaaagtgccattaacataataatttcAAACCGGCCTCGTGCGATTTGCATTTattagtatatttattgtaatttataatagTTAGGGATA is a window of Theileria orientalis strain Shintoku DNA, chromosome 2, complete genome DNA encoding:
- a CDS encoding 40S ribosomal protein S11, with amino-acid sequence MDKSDVQVHKAFQKQPTVSVKKLQKLGKRARYWKDVGMGFVTPKEAKEGHYVDKKCPFTGNVSIRGRVLKGMVLSHKMKNTLVMRVSYLHYVPKYNRFEKRHKNIPAHVSPCFTVSAGDIVTVGQCRPLSKTVRFNVLKVEKNEIFGNPRKQFRLF
- a CDS encoding proteasome regulatory protein gives rise to the protein MAEILELDKKRKNIELEMEALIDYLHSDECKNVGLKGALVDNEEFPRDDIDIYAVRKARGRVTCLKNDYDKLTEEIERKLHELHSEYRKNNAV
- a CDS encoding major facilitator superfamily MFS-1 protein — encoded protein: MGKYRLHFKHSLKELVNTKNGRDAKTQCKEYGVNRYVFLGIALYGMLTLGRFMWAYPSFYEMFIKSGAYGWLCEEEGARRAVEGAPGEFTCELRDMAINAVLLTVTGSTFMGSIFASAANVALGAKISSMMGATSMFLGIVTLGFSNSSFRMYIPGAIMVGFGMDFIVFPSFNAAMLFPKRKLLITSLLTSTISAGMFIPILMKYMVWELNFKFSYVMLTYAALTGGVLFVLFMLYYPPRRFYEQCEIDNAYQLSNMESQLESPRRVAWGDETSRSSRRRSRRDRFLSIFGVTSAKFDLLKRSMLSSHMLILALIFTIITIAATYYVIITSRLYNQAERGYLSVGIASSFAVAILASPFLDKLGSMPIMWYEVACLLLSMILVVLPHRCTKILSIVCYSMFTAYSNGQIWLFAVETFDPEINTLILGTLNALAGLVTFGASAVFQELLASFGWITQMLIFVDVLVGMQLALVATLHYLKRKVHKIE
- a CDS encoding ATP-dependent helicase, yielding MNHGELPIEAVKGEILEKIRENQFVIIEGSTGSGKSTTVPILVYKEYLKDGEKVVVTQPRRVAAISLCRYVSKLMKSEVGGTVGFSVRFMNKTSDRTRIKYVTDGILMREATTDPTLSKYSVIVVDEVHERSIRSDILLGIIKLALPKRPDLKLIIMSATIESSIFSDFFTNSAVIKVPGKHFPVEIYYTPKPFEDYIEAAMIAVFKINLTTRQGDILVFLPGQEDIELLEKLIKEKISQLQESMGPVKKSRRLYVKFGDNKYKMNLWKALDIVPLYSALSIDKQYLVFKKTTQNSRKVVLATNIAETSLTIPGITYVVDTGLVKQRKYNAKHNLESLTLTITSKASAKQRAGRAGREGPGRIYRLYTRDSYEEMPQFTTPEIHLVDFSFIFLELKMIGVKDILEFPFMDPPEKNTILSAALNLYRLGALDSEGSLTKTGKLMARIPLLPLHSKLLITSFEFGCTSEILTIVSMLSSEISLFDTEKYNPEGVKLRSNLYNKHGDHLTLLNLYDLWENANSREKFSKEFAINHHSLLRALDIRNQLVSLVTSEPFNVKNITKCKDASEWDQVRMCLAKGTWTHAARFAQDSKSYKTLVGNTVNNQTVYIHPASVMFNKRPPPRYFKVILTNAMCSHVVFNDCILTKKNYIQNITEISEQWLTTYVPNWFKEKS
- a CDS encoding uncharacterized protein (mitochondrial ribosome domain containing protein), which produces MSSNGVWQLKSILIKYSETGHSSRGLRYYLRHLLNTFQIKNPQIEVSINHEQYEAPRATFSYRDGSKYEISLKDLEARQIEEVMQFHRNSCGRMEYMKHGQSRVWTTNRSIQGLWKPSLSSQMQSLSWFKRINRSGVTNRPKTLPKYSSRSLNLCCEAVKGNGRWGDEAIYPKGWDQNYLKQIFCHPFLDDSLNNV